A genomic region of Rhodohalobacter sp. 614A contains the following coding sequences:
- a CDS encoding LamG domain-containing protein, with product MGRLWGGRMSFSAYLIGILSQKTGMTKLTVNATEVIGGPHINFPILVNLADMPQIFWSVVRNGGEDIRCYSDVQKTIQLAREVVSCETGSKAGELWVKIPSLSSSTTFYIDVDGVSNEPAPDSTYGRENVWTNNYLAVWHMGESSGISMDSTMNNNDGIFGGNLPDQRSGKIGNSQHFDGNADYINIGNSLSPLDDFTVSAWVKPDAISIDKQIISKGFDGTNTQWELKTTTEAGKISFQTYDNPNGLGVESINTITTNWNYIVASYGTSSDWKIYLTGTLDNSSNDSGPVLTSEDLQIGAVYAFGSPGFQSWEGLLDEVRISNTVRSSDWIKTEYNNQSDSSAFWIVQ from the coding sequence ATGGGACGTTTATGGGGGGGTAGAATGAGTTTTTCTGCATATTTGATTGGAATTCTGAGTCAGAAAACCGGAATGACAAAGCTTACAGTAAACGCCACAGAGGTTATAGGAGGACCACATATCAATTTTCCAATCCTAGTAAATTTAGCTGATATGCCTCAAATTTTTTGGAGTGTTGTAAGAAATGGAGGAGAAGACATAAGATGTTATTCTGATGTTCAGAAAACCATCCAATTGGCAAGAGAAGTCGTTTCGTGTGAAACCGGTTCGAAAGCTGGCGAACTTTGGGTGAAAATTCCCTCACTTTCATCTAGTACTACCTTTTATATAGATGTTGATGGCGTAAGCAATGAACCGGCCCCTGACAGCACGTACGGTCGAGAAAATGTTTGGACAAATAACTATTTAGCAGTTTGGCACATGGGAGAATCTTCTGGTATTTCAATGGATTCAACTATGAATAACAATGATGGTATATTTGGAGGAAATTTACCAGATCAAAGATCTGGTAAAATCGGCAACTCTCAACATTTTGATGGAAATGCTGATTATATAAATATAGGTAATAGTCTATCTCCACTTGATGACTTTACTGTTTCGGCTTGGGTTAAACCTGATGCTATAAGTATAGATAAACAAATAATCTCTAAAGGATTTGATGGGACGAATACACAATGGGAACTTAAAACGACCACTGAAGCCGGGAAAATTAGTTTTCAAACATACGACAACCCCAATGGACTTGGGGTAGAATCTATTAACACAATAACAACTAATTGGAATTATATCGTTGCTTCTTATGGGACAAGTTCTGATTGGAAAATTTATCTCACAGGTACTCTGGATAACTCTTCAAATGATTCAGGGCCTGTTTTAACATCTGAAGATTTACAAATTGGTGCTGTTTACGCATTTGGATCACCAGGTTTCCAATCATGGGAAGGATTACTTGATGAGGTTCGAATATCAAATACTGTTCGTTCTTCAGATTGGATTAAAACGGAATACAATAATCAGAGTGACTCCTCAGCTTTTTGGATAGTACAATAA
- a CDS encoding capsule assembly Wzi family protein, producing the protein MKHVMRWLCSFLLITILANPQHTAGQSLERISVAERSDDLGFVVRFHLTEPVDSVEIAQPQTNQVQMIFYSDDLNTSAYIPPTDDNVIESIDILELNNGVGFDLTLGDEYNFITDAYPDVNLRDILLSLQHANSSEVASNISSSDVLFPVREEEQTVPEDVTDTNQNNEQDQKPKTSSGGAFLTTKNPSSLNRITPGDPMELYLRAVYPRERRASQPSFLLRPANISQYHDEAENVVHPWMDHSFFESQTRSDGLFDWRIYSPVFYTSNNSAIPMGQNDGVLWQGRGNNYFITGGAGIQAGPLTAVFRPQFAYSENLGFTVENTDLSTNRNFEVSQYPRFGDSEFQMHLTHADIPWRFGEESLSQFDFGDSFIQLEYEGFAAGFSNERIWTGPGIHNSLIFSNHAPGFLHGFLGTNEPYSTPWGSLEARWLWGGLKESDYFDEDPSNDRRSVSALSFNFSPSVIPGLSVGFTRAGYSYDDGLDFSDLFLALRSTQSSNVTDPDKATFHMTSLSARWTFPAVNFEVYAEWGRNDYRREFRDLIAEPELNRGYVFGFLKNFELTSSKNLLLNIEITDLENSSVTATKRDFNIWYENPVIEQGFTHKGQVLGAGIGPGSSTQQIHLHYYDKWGMVGLSASRIAHHMDRHFKYEDYFRSELARWPEFYFLLDRHEIEARYSFDLLLFLPYSFEFQVGYRIGRINNRYNLRGVDVDNYQYSFTLRYNFGLNR; encoded by the coding sequence ATGAAACATGTAATGAGATGGTTATGCAGTTTTTTGCTAATAACGATTTTGGCCAATCCTCAACATACAGCGGGACAGTCATTGGAAAGAATATCGGTTGCAGAAAGATCGGATGATCTTGGATTTGTAGTTCGGTTTCATCTGACCGAACCGGTCGATTCTGTTGAGATTGCCCAGCCTCAGACAAATCAGGTTCAAATGATATTCTATTCTGATGATTTGAATACGTCAGCCTATATCCCTCCAACTGACGACAATGTGATTGAGTCTATTGATATTCTTGAACTAAACAACGGTGTTGGTTTCGATTTGACACTCGGGGATGAATACAACTTTATCACTGATGCCTATCCAGATGTAAATTTGCGGGATATCTTGCTTTCCCTGCAGCACGCAAATTCTTCAGAAGTCGCTTCCAATATTTCAAGTTCAGATGTTCTTTTCCCTGTTCGTGAAGAAGAACAAACTGTTCCTGAAGACGTCACTGATACGAACCAGAATAATGAGCAAGATCAAAAACCAAAGACGAGTAGTGGTGGAGCTTTTTTAACAACAAAAAATCCCTCTTCACTCAACAGAATTACCCCGGGAGACCCGATGGAACTCTATCTTCGGGCAGTCTATCCACGTGAAAGAAGAGCATCACAACCTTCGTTTCTTCTTCGTCCGGCTAATATCAGTCAATATCATGATGAAGCAGAAAATGTCGTTCATCCCTGGATGGATCATTCCTTTTTCGAATCACAAACCCGGTCTGACGGGCTTTTTGACTGGAGGATTTATTCTCCTGTTTTTTATACTTCCAATAACAGTGCGATTCCCATGGGACAAAACGATGGGGTTTTGTGGCAGGGCAGGGGGAACAATTATTTTATAACAGGTGGAGCAGGGATACAGGCCGGGCCACTTACCGCTGTTTTCAGGCCACAATTCGCCTATAGCGAAAACCTCGGATTTACAGTTGAAAATACGGATCTTTCTACAAATCGAAATTTTGAGGTTTCCCAGTATCCGAGGTTTGGTGATTCTGAGTTTCAAATGCATTTAACACATGCCGACATTCCCTGGCGATTTGGGGAGGAGTCGTTAAGTCAGTTTGATTTTGGAGATTCTTTTATTCAGTTGGAATACGAAGGATTTGCCGCCGGTTTTTCCAACGAGCGAATTTGGACCGGTCCGGGGATTCACAATTCACTCATTTTCAGCAATCATGCTCCCGGCTTTTTGCATGGATTCCTTGGGACCAATGAACCCTATTCTACCCCATGGGGAAGTTTAGAAGCCCGCTGGTTATGGGGAGGGTTAAAGGAGTCTGATTATTTTGATGAAGATCCATCCAATGACAGGAGATCTGTTAGTGCTTTATCATTCAATTTTTCTCCTTCTGTTATTCCGGGGCTGTCTGTAGGATTTACCCGTGCCGGTTATTCTTATGACGACGGTCTGGATTTCTCGGATCTTTTTTTGGCTCTCAGGTCAACTCAGTCCTCAAATGTTACCGATCCTGATAAAGCAACGTTTCACATGACGTCATTGTCTGCGCGCTGGACATTTCCTGCTGTAAATTTTGAGGTATATGCCGAGTGGGGAAGGAATGATTACCGAAGAGAATTTCGTGATTTGATTGCCGAACCGGAACTTAATCGTGGATATGTTTTTGGTTTTTTGAAGAACTTTGAACTCACTTCTTCTAAAAATCTTCTTCTGAATATTGAAATTACGGATCTCGAAAATTCAAGCGTAACGGCCACAAAAAGGGATTTTAATATCTGGTACGAAAACCCAGTCATTGAACAAGGATTCACACATAAAGGGCAAGTATTAGGAGCAGGCATCGGACCGGGATCAAGCACCCAGCAGATCCATCTCCACTATTATGATAAATGGGGGATGGTGGGTTTATCGGCAAGTAGGATAGCACATCATATGGACAGACATTTTAAATATGAGGACTATTTCAGAAGTGAACTGGCAAGATGGCCGGAATTCTATTTTCTACTTGACAGGCATGAAATTGAAGCGCGATATAGTTTCGATCTTTTACTTTTCCTACCATATAGCTTTGAGTTTCAGGTCGGATATAGAATTGGCAGAATCAATAACCGTTACAATCTTAGGGGTGTGGATGTCGATAATTATCAATACTCGTTCACTCTTCGTTACAATTTTGGACTCAATAGGTAG
- a CDS encoding capsule assembly Wzi family protein, with protein MRDRITFILLFLLVMTPIRLLGQNSITFDTSDEYYYRLLQISGISDDPASFNLRPFSRSETIETTHPWQNILDTTNETEQGLSFNHHSLKFFDPVLFQSYNTNLPRGSNDGPVWQGRGYNVSFTTGVKASMGPLSIRFRPIVGMAQNRSFELAPYTLEQVRNSMYQGTPLHEYTYRDFRGSIDYVQRYGDSTYSWFDLGDSAIELNYSGFRLAFSNRQIWSGPAVNTSLQYGYSGPGFRHLYAGTNRPVNSIIGGFEFAYIFGKTLESDFYTVDRVVDSQSVNSLIFIYRPWFADHFSIGLIRTFFHEYPSSFSEYKTQARKLFQPSLKKRLATEDNPSGTSPDNQMGVVFFRYYIPNYGFEIYWEYGRNDHNDDLRDFLAQPNHHRAYTLGLTKTVSLPQNRLLAINFEMNQLEAMRTALTRGDGHLGGWYTHANQILGFTNNGQILGTGYGPGVNMQMLKGDMFNEEGSIGFKLARITYHNSRLDQFFDQIEEANAEPIERWEVRNVELMIGAEIKRFLPHNFEISAVIEQSFIMNQHYIKENDLTNTRFELVIRKQIDGWLR; from the coding sequence ATGAGGGATAGAATCACATTCATTCTGCTTTTTTTATTGGTGATGACACCGATCCGATTGTTGGGGCAAAATAGCATCACCTTTGATACAAGCGATGAATATTACTACAGGCTCTTACAGATTTCAGGTATTTCAGATGATCCGGCTTCTTTTAATCTTCGACCTTTTAGCCGATCAGAGACTATAGAGACAACTCACCCCTGGCAGAATATCTTAGATACAACAAATGAAACAGAACAGGGATTATCTTTCAATCATCACTCATTGAAGTTTTTTGACCCCGTGCTGTTTCAGTCATACAATACAAACCTTCCCCGGGGATCAAATGATGGGCCTGTTTGGCAGGGCAGAGGATATAACGTGTCGTTTACAACAGGAGTCAAAGCATCGATGGGCCCGTTAAGCATTCGCTTTCGCCCTATTGTGGGAATGGCCCAAAACAGATCATTTGAATTGGCTCCTTATACTTTAGAGCAGGTCAGGAATAGTATGTATCAAGGAACTCCATTACATGAATATACATACAGGGATTTCAGAGGATCTATTGATTATGTGCAAAGATACGGTGATTCTACCTATAGTTGGTTTGATTTAGGCGACAGTGCCATTGAGCTTAACTACAGCGGATTCAGGTTGGCCTTCTCTAACCGCCAGATTTGGAGTGGGCCGGCTGTTAATACCTCCCTCCAATATGGCTATAGCGGCCCCGGCTTCAGGCACCTTTATGCAGGCACTAATCGCCCTGTAAATTCAATAATAGGAGGTTTTGAGTTCGCATATATCTTTGGGAAAACACTGGAGTCTGATTTCTACACGGTGGACAGAGTTGTGGATTCTCAATCAGTAAACTCACTTATTTTTATTTACAGGCCCTGGTTTGCCGACCATTTTTCTATTGGTTTAATAAGAACTTTTTTCCATGAATATCCTTCCTCTTTTTCTGAGTATAAAACGCAGGCCAGGAAATTATTTCAGCCCAGTCTAAAAAAACGTCTTGCAACGGAAGATAATCCCTCGGGAACCAGTCCGGATAATCAAATGGGAGTTGTCTTTTTTAGATATTACATTCCGAATTATGGTTTTGAGATATACTGGGAATATGGACGCAACGATCATAATGACGATTTAAGAGATTTTCTGGCGCAACCCAACCATCACAGGGCATATACTTTAGGTTTGACGAAAACAGTTTCTCTTCCTCAAAATCGCTTGCTGGCGATCAACTTTGAAATGAATCAACTGGAAGCCATGAGAACGGCTCTAACGAGAGGGGATGGTCATCTCGGCGGTTGGTATACACATGCTAACCAGATTTTGGGCTTTACGAATAATGGACAAATTCTGGGTACAGGGTATGGGCCGGGAGTAAATATGCAAATGCTAAAAGGTGATATGTTTAACGAGGAAGGAAGCATCGGATTTAAATTGGCTCGTATCACATATCACAATTCAAGATTGGATCAATTCTTTGATCAGATAGAAGAAGCGAATGCTGAGCCCATCGAACGATGGGAAGTCAGGAACGTGGAATTGATGATCGGTGCTGAGATAAAGAGATTTTTGCCCCACAATTTTGAAATTTCTGCTGTAATTGAACAAAGCTTCATCATGAACCAGCATTATATTAAAGAAAATGATTTAACAAATACCCGATTTGAATTGGTCATCAGAAAACAAATTGATGGGTGGCTGAGATGA